In Actinomyces weissii, a genomic segment contains:
- a CDS encoding M50 family metallopeptidase, with protein MSLSYLAGIAVLVLGLAVSVALHELGHLVPAKIFGVKVSEYFIGFGPKIWSFKRGETEYGVKALWLGGYVRLLGMLPPAPAGKPDKPGSLVATSRQEALAELGPQEQHRAFYRLSVPKKLVVMAGGILTNLVLGVVILLVAVGLVGVPGYTSTLGSVSECLKADPADTSACTPQDQAAPALSAGLRSGDQVLSWGGTPVSTWADVQAGIKAAGTQPVQVVVLRDGTEQTLTVTAAEVRRPVLDDSGKELVDAEGKPVTEPRPFVGVGPTLGTIPQPASALPAIVATAVGGTLKAILTLPVGLYHAVAAGLGLEQRSPEGLVGLLGIGRLAGEAASGGAASGPLAIPFSMRVFSLLSLLGSLNLALFAFNLIPLLPLDGGHVLGALYEGARRRWALAQGRPDPGPVDTARMLPVGQAVFGLLIVMTLVLVWVDVVAPV; from the coding sequence ATGAGCCTGTCCTACCTGGCTGGGATCGCCGTCCTCGTGCTGGGGCTGGCCGTCTCCGTGGCCCTGCACGAGCTGGGGCACCTGGTCCCCGCCAAGATCTTCGGGGTGAAGGTCTCGGAGTACTTCATCGGCTTCGGTCCCAAGATCTGGTCCTTCAAGCGGGGCGAGACCGAGTACGGGGTCAAGGCCCTGTGGCTGGGCGGCTACGTGCGCCTGCTGGGGATGCTGCCCCCCGCCCCGGCAGGCAAGCCGGACAAGCCCGGCTCCCTGGTGGCCACCTCCCGCCAGGAGGCGCTGGCGGAGCTGGGGCCGCAGGAGCAGCACCGCGCCTTCTACCGCCTGAGCGTACCCAAGAAGCTGGTGGTCATGGCCGGGGGCATCCTCACCAACCTGGTGCTGGGGGTGGTCATCCTGCTGGTGGCGGTCGGCCTGGTGGGTGTGCCCGGCTACACCAGCACCCTGGGCTCGGTCAGCGAGTGCCTCAAGGCGGACCCCGCCGACACCTCCGCCTGCACCCCGCAGGACCAGGCCGCGCCAGCCCTGTCCGCCGGGCTGCGGTCCGGGGACCAGGTGCTCTCCTGGGGCGGCACGCCGGTCAGCACCTGGGCTGACGTGCAGGCTGGCATCAAGGCTGCCGGGACGCAGCCGGTGCAGGTGGTGGTGCTGCGTGACGGCACCGAGCAGACGCTCACGGTCACCGCCGCCGAGGTGCGCAGGCCCGTGCTCGACGACTCCGGCAAGGAGCTGGTGGACGCGGAAGGCAAGCCGGTCACCGAGCCACGGCCCTTCGTGGGGGTCGGCCCGACCCTGGGCACGATCCCCCAACCGGCCTCCGCCCTGCCCGCGATCGTCGCGACGGCGGTGGGGGGCACGCTCAAGGCGATCCTGACCCTGCCGGTGGGCCTGTACCACGCGGTGGCGGCGGGGCTGGGGCTGGAGCAGCGTTCTCCCGAGGGACTGGTGGGTCTGCTGGGCATCGGGCGCCTGGCCGGAGAGGCCGCCAGCGGAGGTGCCGCCAGCGGCCCCCTGGCGATCCCTTTCTCCATGCGGGTCTTCAGTCTGCTCTCCCTGCTGGGCTCACTGAACCTGGCCCTGTTCGCCTTCAACCTGATCCCCCTGCTGCCGCTGGACGGCGGGCACGTCCTGGGGGCCCTGTACGAGGGGGCTCGCAGGCGCTGGGCGCTGGCCCAGGGGCGGCCTGACCCCGGCCCGGTGGACACGGCCCGCATGCTGCCGGTGGGGCAGGCGGTGTTCGGCCTGCTGATCGTCATGACCCTGGTGCTGGTGTGGGTGGACGTGGTGGCCCCGGTCTGA
- the dxr gene encoding 1-deoxy-D-xylulose-5-phosphate reductoisomerase, translating into MNPTSTIPTCPHPSGSGSLVLLGSTGSIGTQALEVVEHLGRTGAAPRVVGLAAGGGRPELVAQQAHQHQVPILALADPAAQEPVQAALQALAERTGRPSPVKQVLTGPEAATELVAATGVGPGDTVLNGVTGSVGLLPTLAVLRSGATLALANKESLVVGGALVKAALHHPGQVVPVDSEHSAIAQALLSGRHERGLTSPVLTGASEVRRLVLTASGGPFRGRDLHELAGVTAAQALAHPTWQMGPVVTVNSSTLVNKGLELIEAHLLFDVPPADIAVVVHPQSVIHSMVELRDGATIAQASPPDMRLPIALGLTWPQRPDLAGLVAANDWQVPVRWDFEPLDDATFPAVDLARQAVSASATHPAVLNAANEQAVAAFLDGRLRWLDIVRVDAQVMEAHEGLPDPTLEDVLSTEIWARARADELIAALN; encoded by the coding sequence GTGAATCCAACCTCCACCATCCCCACCTGCCCCCACCCCAGCGGCTCCGGATCCCTGGTGCTCCTGGGCTCCACCGGATCTATCGGCACCCAGGCCCTGGAGGTGGTGGAGCACCTGGGACGCACCGGTGCCGCCCCCCGGGTGGTGGGCCTGGCTGCCGGAGGCGGGCGCCCCGAGCTGGTGGCCCAGCAGGCCCACCAGCACCAGGTCCCCATCCTGGCCCTGGCTGACCCCGCCGCCCAGGAGCCGGTCCAGGCTGCGTTACAGGCCCTGGCGGAGCGCACCGGCAGGCCCAGCCCGGTCAAGCAGGTGCTGACCGGACCCGAGGCCGCCACCGAGCTGGTGGCCGCCACCGGGGTGGGGCCGGGAGACACCGTGCTCAACGGCGTCACCGGCTCGGTGGGACTCCTGCCCACCCTGGCGGTCCTGCGCAGCGGCGCCACCCTGGCCCTGGCCAACAAGGAGTCCCTGGTGGTGGGCGGGGCCCTGGTCAAAGCCGCCCTGCACCACCCGGGCCAGGTGGTCCCGGTGGACTCCGAGCACTCCGCGATCGCCCAGGCGCTCCTGTCGGGCAGGCACGAGCGCGGCCTGACCAGCCCGGTGCTCACCGGCGCCTCAGAGGTGCGCCGCCTGGTGCTAACCGCCTCCGGGGGGCCGTTCCGGGGGCGTGACCTGCACGAGCTGGCCGGGGTCACCGCCGCCCAGGCCCTGGCGCACCCCACCTGGCAGATGGGCCCGGTGGTCACCGTCAACTCCTCCACCCTGGTCAACAAGGGCCTGGAGCTGATCGAGGCGCACCTGCTCTTTGACGTCCCCCCGGCGGACATCGCCGTCGTCGTCCACCCGCAGTCCGTGATCCACTCCATGGTGGAGCTCCGTGACGGGGCCACCATTGCTCAGGCCTCCCCGCCCGACATGCGGCTGCCGATCGCCCTGGGGCTGACCTGGCCCCAGCGCCCGGACCTGGCCGGACTGGTGGCGGCCAACGACTGGCAGGTCCCCGTGCGCTGGGACTTCGAGCCGCTGGACGACGCCACCTTCCCGGCGGTGGACCTGGCCCGGCAGGCGGTGTCCGCCTCCGCCACCCACCCGGCTGTGCTCAACGCCGCCAACGAGCAGGCGGTGGCGGCCTTCCTGGACGGGCGGCTGCGGTGGCTGGATATAGTGCGGGTGGATGCGCAGGTTATGGAAGCGCATGAGGGGCTGCCTGACCCCACCTTGGAGGACGTGCTGTCCACCGAGATCTGGGCGCGGGCCCGCGCGGACGAGCTGATCGCCGCGCTGAACTGA
- a CDS encoding DivIVA domain-containing protein has product MSQDMFPRTKFRRLGYRPEQVDGYFTTAHEIYEAGEIAEMDSEGVRTVAFSVVPGGYDPVAVDSALDRLEAAFLHRRRADFVAEHGRKAWMDQVAQLATTLYPRLLRPAGKRFAPARGKGYLVAEVDDFMDRVAAYFDSAASLTSAEVRTVTFKAGRGSKGYDEKSVDRYLARVVEVLLSVE; this is encoded by the coding sequence ATGAGCCAAGACATGTTTCCCCGGACCAAGTTCCGGCGCCTGGGGTACCGGCCCGAGCAGGTCGACGGCTACTTCACCACGGCCCACGAGATCTACGAGGCGGGCGAGATCGCAGAGATGGACTCTGAGGGGGTGCGCACCGTCGCCTTCTCGGTAGTGCCGGGTGGCTATGACCCGGTGGCCGTGGACTCGGCGCTGGACCGCCTGGAGGCCGCCTTCCTGCACCGACGTCGGGCCGACTTCGTGGCCGAGCACGGCCGCAAGGCCTGGATGGACCAGGTGGCCCAGCTGGCCACCACGCTCTACCCGCGCCTGCTGCGGCCTGCGGGCAAGCGCTTCGCCCCGGCGCGTGGCAAGGGCTACCTGGTCGCGGAGGTGGACGACTTCATGGACCGGGTGGCGGCCTACTTCGACTCGGCGGCCTCCCTGACCTCCGCCGAGGTGCGCACCGTCACCTTCAAGGCGGGGCGCGGCAGCAAGGGCTACGACGAGAAGAGCGTGGACCGTTACCTCGCGCGCGTCGTCGAGGTGCTTCTAAGCGTCGAGTGA
- the rlmN gene encoding 23S rRNA (adenine(2503)-C(2))-methyltransferase RlmN codes for MPTDQPPEGATSPDARPRLSLVVPAARGKAPRHLADLDLAGRKQALKDAGLQAFRADQLSRHYFTHFTREASEMTDLPAAQRQALCAQLLPELIQEVRALRADGGRTIKHLWELHDGVRVESVLMRYRDRTTLCVSSQAGCGMACPFCATGQMGLTRNLTTAEIVEQVRHAAQASARGDLTGGPARLSNVVFMGMGEPLINYKNVVAALHRLVDPAPEGFGLSARAVTVSTVGLVPLIDKLAGEGLPVTLAVSLHAPDDELRDALIPVNSKWKVGELLDAAYRYFRSTGRRVSIEYALIKDMNDHAWRAELLAQELNRRGHGWAHVNPIPLNPTPGSIWTCSEPVVQQRFVQTLRAAGITTTVRDTRGSDIDGACGQLATEVLNQERAGTAV; via the coding sequence ATGCCCACCGACCAGCCCCCGGAGGGCGCCACCAGCCCGGACGCCCGGCCCCGGCTCTCCCTGGTGGTCCCGGCCGCCCGGGGCAAGGCCCCCCGCCACCTGGCGGACCTGGACCTGGCGGGCCGCAAGCAGGCTCTGAAGGACGCCGGGCTGCAGGCCTTCCGTGCCGACCAGCTCTCCCGCCACTACTTCACGCACTTCACCCGTGAGGCCAGCGAGATGACGGACCTGCCGGCCGCCCAGCGACAGGCCCTGTGCGCGCAGCTGCTGCCGGAGCTGATCCAGGAGGTGCGGGCGCTGCGCGCGGACGGCGGGCGCACCATCAAGCACCTGTGGGAGCTTCACGACGGCGTGCGGGTGGAGTCGGTGCTTATGCGCTACCGGGACCGCACCACCTTGTGCGTATCCTCACAGGCGGGCTGCGGTATGGCCTGCCCCTTCTGCGCCACCGGCCAGATGGGGCTGACCCGTAACCTGACCACCGCCGAGATCGTGGAGCAGGTGCGCCACGCGGCCCAGGCCTCCGCCCGTGGGGACCTGACCGGGGGGCCGGCCCGGCTGAGCAACGTGGTGTTCATGGGCATGGGGGAGCCGCTGATCAACTACAAGAACGTGGTGGCGGCCTTGCACCGGCTGGTGGACCCGGCCCCGGAGGGCTTCGGGCTCTCGGCGCGGGCCGTGACCGTCTCCACGGTGGGGCTGGTCCCCTTGATAGACAAGCTTGCGGGGGAGGGGCTGCCAGTGACCCTGGCAGTGTCCTTGCACGCCCCCGACGACGAGTTGCGGGACGCCCTGATCCCGGTCAACTCAAAGTGGAAGGTCGGTGAGCTGCTGGACGCGGCCTACCGGTACTTCCGCAGCACCGGTCGCCGCGTGTCCATTGAGTACGCCCTGATCAAGGACATGAACGACCATGCCTGGCGCGCCGAGCTCCTCGCGCAGGAGCTCAACCGGCGCGGACACGGGTGGGCCCACGTCAACCCCATCCCGTTGAACCCCACCCCCGGGTCTATCTGGACCTGCTCGGAGCCTGTGGTGCAGCAGCGTTTCGTGCAGACCCTCCGGGCAGCGGGTATTACGACGACGGTGCGCGACACGCGCGGCAGTGACATCGATGGCGCGTGTGGACAGCTCGCCACCGAGGTGCTTAATCAGGAGAGGGCAGGGACAGCCGTATGA
- a CDS encoding phosphatidate cytidylyltransferase, with the protein MSNAEPDFLTRLLYPAPTRNITPLPATGRAGRNLPAALGVAAVLIGLLLASLLVNKALFVVFTVLAVCAALWELAAAFAVRRIHLPLGPLWLGTVGVAACAWAVGAEAAFGAYIATVGACSLWSFLEQAEAETGTVLERPDSGVPRTYAHDDHRRSRSVATFAAVFAATYLPFLGGFGVLLCNQHDGVGKVLLLIGLAAANDTGGWLAGITLGRHPMAPSVSPKKSWEGLGGSLVAAVAVGVLGVHLLGGSWAAGVLLGAGIVVVSTLGDLGESLVKRDLGLKDMGSLLPGHGGVLDRLDSILVAAPVVYLFSILLLP; encoded by the coding sequence ATGAGCAACGCTGAACCTGACTTCCTTACCCGTCTGCTGTACCCCGCACCGACACGGAACATCACACCGCTGCCCGCCACCGGCCGGGCGGGACGCAACCTGCCCGCCGCCCTGGGGGTCGCAGCCGTCCTTATCGGGCTGCTGCTGGCCTCACTGCTGGTGAACAAGGCCCTGTTCGTGGTGTTCACGGTGCTGGCGGTGTGCGCCGCCTTGTGGGAGCTGGCCGCCGCCTTCGCGGTGCGGCGTATCCACCTGCCCCTGGGCCCGCTGTGGCTGGGCACCGTCGGGGTGGCGGCCTGTGCCTGGGCGGTGGGGGCGGAGGCGGCTTTCGGCGCCTACATCGCCACCGTGGGGGCCTGCAGCCTGTGGTCCTTCCTGGAGCAGGCGGAGGCGGAGACCGGCACCGTGCTGGAGCGCCCGGACTCCGGGGTCCCGCGCACCTATGCCCACGACGACCACCGCCGCTCCCGGTCGGTGGCCACCTTTGCCGCGGTCTTTGCCGCCACCTACCTGCCTTTCCTGGGTGGTTTCGGGGTGCTGCTGTGCAACCAGCACGACGGCGTCGGCAAGGTGCTGCTGCTGATCGGTTTGGCGGCCGCCAACGACACGGGCGGCTGGCTGGCGGGCATAACCCTGGGACGCCACCCGATGGCGCCGTCAGTGTCCCCCAAGAAGTCCTGGGAGGGGCTGGGCGGCTCCCTGGTGGCGGCCGTGGCCGTGGGGGTGCTGGGTGTACACCTGCTGGGGGGCAGCTGGGCCGCCGGGGTGCTCCTGGGGGCGGGGATCGTGGTGGTCTCCACCCTGGGTGACCTGGGGGAGTCCCTGGTCAAGCGGGACCTGGGCCTGAAGGACATGGGCAGCCTGCTGCCCGGCCACGGGGGCGTGCTGGACCGCCTGGACTCCATCCTGGTGGCCGCCCCGGTGGTCTACCTGTTCAGCATCCTGCTGCTGCCCTGA
- the frr gene encoding ribosome recycling factor: MIDDVMLEAEEKMEAALEAAKRELASIRTGRANPAMFNSIMVDYYGAPTPLQQLAGLTIPEARTVVVSPFDRSAMKAITTAIRESDLGVNPTDDGTVIRVTLPALTEERRKDYVKLARNRAEDSRVQVRGIRGKSKKELEAIKKDGEAGEDDVKRAETELDALTKRFVEKIDAALSAKENELLEV; encoded by the coding sequence ATGATCGACGACGTCATGCTCGAGGCCGAGGAGAAGATGGAGGCCGCCCTGGAGGCCGCCAAGCGCGAGCTCGCCTCTATCCGCACCGGCCGCGCCAACCCGGCCATGTTCAACTCCATCATGGTGGACTACTACGGCGCCCCCACCCCCCTGCAGCAGCTGGCGGGACTGACCATCCCCGAGGCCCGTACGGTGGTGGTCAGCCCCTTCGACCGTTCCGCCATGAAGGCCATCACCACCGCGATCCGCGAGTCCGACCTGGGGGTCAACCCCACCGACGACGGCACCGTGATCCGGGTGACCCTGCCCGCCCTCACCGAGGAGCGCCGCAAGGACTACGTGAAGCTGGCCCGCAACCGCGCCGAGGACTCGCGCGTGCAGGTCCGCGGCATCCGCGGCAAGTCCAAGAAGGAGCTGGAGGCCATCAAGAAGGACGGCGAGGCCGGGGAGGACGACGTCAAGCGCGCCGAGACCGAGCTGGACGCCCTCACCAAGCGCTTCGTGGAGAAGATCGACGCCGCCCTGTCCGCCAAGGAGAACGAGCTGCTGGAGGTCTGA
- the pyrH gene encoding UMP kinase — MTEQPLATGTSEQDRPRRVLLKLSGEVFGGGSVGLDPDVVSDAAQQIAAAVRQGVQVAVVVGGGNFFRGAELSQRGMARARADYMGMLGTVMNALALQDFIEKAGVPARVQSAIAMTQVAEPYIPLKAIRHMEKGRVVVFGAGAGLPYFSTDTVSAQRALETHCDELLVGKNGVDGVYTADPRRDPSARLLTSLTYERALAEGLKVVDAAAFSLCRDNGLTMRVFGMGQGGNITRALLGEKIGTLVTAE, encoded by the coding sequence ATGACTGAGCAGCCGCTGGCCACAGGCACCTCTGAGCAGGACCGTCCCCGCCGGGTGCTGCTCAAGCTCTCCGGGGAGGTCTTCGGCGGCGGCTCCGTGGGGCTGGACCCGGACGTGGTCTCGGACGCCGCCCAGCAGATCGCCGCGGCCGTGCGCCAGGGCGTGCAGGTGGCCGTAGTCGTGGGCGGGGGGAACTTCTTCCGGGGCGCCGAGCTCTCCCAGCGGGGCATGGCCCGCGCCCGCGCCGACTACATGGGCATGCTGGGCACCGTCATGAACGCCCTGGCCCTGCAGGACTTCATTGAGAAGGCCGGGGTGCCTGCCCGCGTGCAGTCCGCCATCGCCATGACCCAGGTGGCTGAGCCCTACATCCCGCTCAAGGCCATCCGCCACATGGAGAAGGGCCGGGTGGTCGTCTTCGGGGCGGGCGCCGGGCTGCCCTACTTCTCTACGGACACGGTCTCCGCCCAGCGCGCCCTGGAGACCCACTGTGACGAGCTGCTGGTGGGTAAGAACGGCGTGGACGGCGTCTACACCGCGGACCCGCGCCGTGACCCCAGCGCCCGGCTGCTGACCAGCCTCACCTACGAGCGCGCCCTGGCGGAGGGCCTGAAGGTGGTCGACGCCGCGGCCTTCTCCCTGTGCCGCGACAACGGCCTGACCATGCGCGTCTTCGGCATGGGCCAGGGCGGCAACATCACCCGCGCCCTGTTGGGTGAGAAGATCGGCACACTGGTCACCGCCGAGTGA
- a CDS encoding MATE family efflux transporter, which produces MSKSTYESKEPGTGFRVTTLLRYALPSMIASLGGIAIGLTDSIIIAGYSTQALAGVALGAAIYELPINILLGGLMGYRILAPRLGIGNESSRELVGLRSVFRVLFPFSAALTGLLWVVSFLVTKQEHSSFLSDTGPYLAARAPSLIAEFICALLTTTLVLWGRTRTPMIIMLLSGPTNLILDLLLINGIGPVPELGALGAGLASSLSVALPIPYLMLIIYQERSRLEDISGAQENYRGWFKMSLPPMGSAIVDYGGNLVFTVILTSAGTAGLAGMRIGAQLHIVIFIVISSFSSAFLFTLGKTYSTAPDTFFPLIGRMRLIFMTIGCIVGGIIATLATISSRLTYTDPEVTESFFEAALIIAVVCPIAAASYSEITALRVFGFTGKEFFGNAIGVWGGQIPIAFALALIAPETHAPFAALVTYWIMRWWISRRQVSRYILAHRKSVS; this is translated from the coding sequence ATGAGCAAGAGCACGTACGAGTCGAAGGAGCCTGGAACTGGTTTTCGTGTCACTACTCTTCTCCGGTATGCATTGCCTTCCATGATCGCTTCGCTGGGCGGCATAGCTATCGGCCTGACCGACTCTATCATCATTGCGGGATACTCCACACAGGCACTCGCTGGCGTGGCGCTCGGTGCGGCTATATATGAACTTCCCATCAATATCCTACTCGGCGGCTTGATGGGATATCGCATCTTGGCGCCGCGTCTGGGTATCGGGAACGAGAGTTCTCGGGAGCTGGTAGGACTCAGATCAGTGTTTCGTGTGCTATTCCCGTTCTCTGCAGCACTGACGGGGTTGCTATGGGTAGTTTCGTTTCTCGTCACCAAACAAGAGCACTCGTCATTCCTAAGTGACACCGGACCATACCTAGCCGCACGAGCGCCAAGCCTTATCGCTGAATTCATCTGCGCGCTCCTGACGACCACACTGGTGCTATGGGGCAGGACTCGCACTCCCATGATCATAATGCTTCTTTCAGGCCCCACCAACCTCATCCTTGATCTACTGCTCATCAACGGGATCGGCCCGGTGCCGGAACTAGGCGCATTGGGGGCTGGGTTAGCCAGTTCACTCAGTGTTGCGCTCCCAATTCCCTACCTGATGCTCATCATATACCAGGAGCGCAGCCGACTAGAGGACATTAGTGGGGCGCAGGAGAATTATCGGGGGTGGTTCAAGATGTCGTTGCCTCCGATGGGCTCCGCCATCGTGGACTACGGAGGAAACCTGGTTTTTACCGTCATCCTCACAAGCGCAGGTACAGCCGGTCTCGCCGGAATGAGAATTGGGGCACAGTTACATATTGTTATTTTTATCGTGATCTCCAGTTTCTCGTCAGCATTTCTGTTCACCCTAGGGAAGACCTATTCCACTGCGCCTGACACATTCTTTCCCCTAATCGGCCGCATGAGACTTATCTTTATGACAATAGGATGTATCGTTGGTGGCATAATCGCCACCCTGGCGACCATAAGCAGTCGATTGACATACACCGACCCTGAGGTGACCGAGTCTTTTTTCGAAGCCGCGCTCATCATTGCCGTAGTGTGCCCAATCGCTGCAGCATCATATAGTGAAATCACAGCTCTGCGAGTCTTCGGTTTCACTGGAAAAGAGTTTTTTGGGAATGCAATCGGCGTATGGGGAGGGCAAATCCCAATCGCATTTGCACTGGCACTCATCGCCCCCGAAACTCATGCTCCATTCGCAGCCCTTGTAACCTATTGGATAATGCGGTGGTGGATCAGCAGGAGGCAAGTAAGCCGCTACATCCTGGCACACAGGAAAAGCGTGTCATGA
- the tsf gene encoding translation elongation factor Ts: protein MANYTTADIKALREQTGAGMLDVKKALDEANGDTEKAIEIIRVKGLKGIAKREGRSASAGLIAAKVVDTAEGQVGVLVEVNAETDFVAKNEKFIDFANKVLDAAVESGVDSAEALAEVKVGSETVQELTDGMQAVIGEKIVVRRVGRLAAPKVDLYLHRTNPDLPAQVAVLLGTDAKAAEVAHDVAMHVAAYSPLYLTREDAPADVVAKERAIAEETTRAEGKPEAAIAKIVEGRLGGYFKENCLVEQAFARDPKTTVGKVVEATGGEITGYLRFRVGA from the coding sequence ATGGCGAACTACACCACCGCTGACATCAAGGCGCTGCGCGAGCAGACCGGTGCTGGCATGCTCGACGTCAAGAAGGCCTTGGATGAGGCCAACGGCGACACCGAGAAGGCCATCGAGATCATCCGCGTCAAGGGGCTCAAGGGCATCGCCAAGCGCGAGGGCCGCTCCGCCTCCGCCGGCCTGATCGCGGCCAAGGTCGTCGACACCGCTGAGGGCCAGGTCGGCGTCCTGGTCGAGGTCAACGCCGAGACCGACTTCGTGGCCAAGAACGAGAAGTTCATCGACTTCGCGAACAAGGTCCTGGACGCCGCGGTCGAGTCCGGCGTGGACTCCGCCGAGGCCCTGGCCGAGGTCAAGGTCGGCTCCGAGACGGTCCAGGAGCTGACTGACGGCATGCAGGCCGTCATCGGCGAGAAGATCGTCGTGCGCCGCGTCGGCCGCCTGGCCGCCCCCAAGGTGGACCTGTACCTGCACCGCACCAACCCTGACCTGCCCGCTCAGGTCGCGGTGCTGCTGGGCACGGACGCCAAGGCCGCGGAGGTCGCTCACGACGTCGCTATGCACGTGGCCGCCTACTCCCCGCTCTACCTCACCCGTGAGGACGCCCCCGCCGACGTCGTCGCCAAGGAGCGGGCGATCGCCGAGGAGACCACGCGCGCCGAGGGCAAGCCGGAGGCTGCCATCGCCAAGATCGTGGAGGGCCGCCTGGGCGGTTACTTCAAGGAGAACTGCCTGGTGGAGCAGGCCTTCGCCCGTGACCCCAAGACCACGGTCGGCAAGGTCGTGGAGGCCACCGGCGGTGAGATCACCGGCTACCTGCGCTTCCGCGTGGGTGCCTGA
- the rpsB gene encoding 30S ribosomal protein S2 — protein sequence MAVVTMRQLLESGVHFGHQTRRWNPKMKRFILTERNGIYVIDLQQSVAGINTAYDFIKETVARGGNILFVGTKKQAQAAVAEQAQRVGMPFVNQRWLGGMLTNFSTVRARLDRMKELEQLDFDDVAGSGHTKKELLMMRREKDKLVKTLGGIRDMVKLPSAVWVVDTKKEHLAISEAHKLGIPVIAILDTNCDPDEVTYGIPGNDDAIRAVELLTRVIADAAADGLLSRSAGRTRTGEEAQVPADAEPLPEWEAELLAGTEAPAAEQA from the coding sequence ATGGCCGTCGTAACCATGCGCCAGCTCCTGGAGAGCGGTGTCCACTTCGGGCACCAGACCCGCCGCTGGAACCCCAAGATGAAGCGCTTCATCCTCACCGAGCGCAACGGGATCTACGTCATCGACCTGCAGCAGTCCGTGGCGGGCATCAACACCGCCTACGACTTCATCAAGGAGACTGTGGCCCGCGGCGGCAACATCCTCTTCGTCGGCACCAAGAAGCAGGCCCAGGCCGCCGTGGCCGAGCAGGCCCAGCGCGTCGGCATGCCCTTCGTCAACCAGCGCTGGCTGGGCGGCATGCTCACCAACTTCTCCACCGTGCGCGCCCGCCTGGACCGCATGAAGGAGCTCGAGCAGCTCGACTTCGACGACGTGGCCGGCTCTGGCCACACCAAGAAGGAGCTGCTCATGATGCGCCGCGAGAAGGACAAGCTGGTCAAGACCCTCGGCGGTATCCGTGACATGGTCAAGCTCCCCTCGGCCGTGTGGGTGGTGGACACCAAGAAGGAGCACCTGGCGATCTCCGAGGCCCACAAGCTGGGCATCCCGGTCATCGCGATCCTCGACACCAACTGCGACCCTGACGAGGTCACCTACGGCATCCCCGGCAACGACGACGCCATCCGCGCCGTCGAGCTGCTGACCCGTGTCATCGCCGACGCCGCCGCTGACGGCCTGCTCTCCCGCTCCGCCGGGCGCACCCGCACCGGCGAGGAGGCGCAGGTCCCCGCCGACGCCGAGCCGCTGCCCGAGTGGGAGGCCGAGCTCCTGGCGGGCACCGAGGCCCCCGCCGCCGAGCAGGCCTGA
- a CDS encoding M23 family metallopeptidase, with product MSRARLRITSRLERLGHSLPGPPGPFVRRCLPVVAAVLALAAPGTSYAAVTTWGPPAAPGRAYTAVAPQAAPARGRYDWPTPGTAPVIEGFRPPAVAWGAGHRGVDLRLAAGSPVRCAGDGVVAFAGVVAGRPVVSVDHTDGIRTTYEPVEPQVQAGQAVSRGQVLGTLLSGHRADGVDALHWGARTGRRSYINPLRLLRPAVIRLKPLR from the coding sequence ATGAGCCGTGCACGCCTACGGATAACCTCCCGGCTGGAGCGCCTGGGCCACAGCCTGCCGGGCCCACCCGGCCCGTTCGTCCGCCGCTGCTTGCCGGTCGTGGCCGCAGTCCTGGCACTCGCCGCCCCGGGAACGTCCTACGCCGCCGTGACCACCTGGGGGCCGCCTGCCGCGCCGGGACGGGCTTACACCGCCGTCGCACCCCAGGCAGCTCCCGCCCGCGGCCGCTACGACTGGCCCACGCCGGGCACGGCACCGGTGATAGAAGGCTTCCGACCTCCGGCGGTGGCCTGGGGGGCGGGCCACCGTGGCGTGGACCTGCGGCTGGCGGCGGGCTCGCCGGTGCGCTGCGCGGGCGACGGCGTCGTCGCCTTTGCCGGGGTGGTGGCGGGGAGGCCGGTAGTGTCGGTGGACCACACCGACGGCATCCGCACCACCTATGAGCCAGTCGAGCCGCAGGTACAGGCGGGCCAGGCCGTAAGCCGTGGGCAGGTGCTGGGCACGCTGCTGTCCGGGCACCGCGCCGACGGCGTGGACGCGCTGCACTGGGGGGCGCGCACTGGCAGGCGCAGCTACATAAACCCGCTGCGCCTGCTGCGCCCGGCGGTGATCCGCTTGAAGCCCCTGCGCTGA